From one Bacillus sp. FJAT-42376 genomic stretch:
- the lepA gene encoding translation elongation factor 4, producing MMNNQDKFKRQSKIRNFSIIAHIDHGKSTLADRILEKTSAITQREMKAQLLDSMDLERERGITIKLNAVQLTYKAKDGEEYIFHLIDTPGHVDFTYEVSRSLAACEGAVLVVDAAQGIEAQTLANVYLALDNNLEILPVINKIDLPSAEPERVRKEIEDVIGLDASEAVLASAKAGIGIEEILEQVVEKVPAPTGDPEGPLQAMIFDSLYDSYRGVVAYIRIVEGTVKVGQKIKMMATGKEFEVLELGVFTPKAVMKDELTVGDVGFLTAAIKNVGDTRVGDTITSAKNGATEPLPGYRRLNPMVYCGLYPIDTAKYNDLREALEKLELNDSALQYEPETSQALGFGFRCGFLGLLHMEIIQERIEREFNIDLITTAPSVIYSVFLTDGEELRIDNPSNMPDPQKIARVEEPYVKATVMVPNEYVGAVMELCQGKRGIFIDMQYLDEIRVSIVYEIPLSEIVYDFFDQLKSSTKGYASFDYELIGYKESKLVKMDILLNNETIDALSFIVHRDSAYDRGKVIVEKLKDLIPRQQFEVPIQAAIGQKIVARSTIKAMRKNVLAKCYGGDISRKRKLLEKQKEGKKRMKMVGSVEVPQEAFMAVLKMDDN from the coding sequence ATCATGAATAATCAGGATAAATTTAAAAGACAGTCTAAAATCCGTAATTTTTCAATAATTGCTCACATTGACCATGGAAAATCCACTTTGGCGGACCGGATTCTCGAAAAGACTTCGGCAATCACCCAAAGGGAGATGAAGGCCCAGCTTTTGGATTCAATGGACCTTGAACGCGAACGCGGAATTACCATAAAACTAAATGCTGTTCAGCTTACATACAAGGCGAAGGATGGCGAAGAATACATTTTCCATCTCATTGACACTCCCGGACACGTCGATTTCACGTATGAAGTATCACGGAGTCTGGCAGCTTGCGAAGGAGCCGTTCTTGTTGTTGATGCTGCTCAGGGAATCGAAGCGCAAACCCTTGCGAATGTATACCTGGCACTGGATAACAACCTTGAAATCCTGCCTGTTATCAATAAAATTGATTTGCCAAGTGCCGAGCCGGAGCGAGTCCGGAAAGAAATTGAAGATGTTATCGGCCTTGACGCTTCTGAAGCGGTACTCGCTTCTGCAAAAGCGGGGATAGGAATCGAAGAAATTCTGGAACAGGTTGTTGAAAAGGTCCCGGCTCCGACGGGAGATCCTGAGGGCCCTCTTCAAGCCATGATTTTTGACTCGCTTTACGATTCGTACAGGGGAGTTGTAGCGTACATCCGAATTGTGGAAGGTACGGTTAAAGTCGGACAGAAAATTAAAATGATGGCAACAGGGAAAGAGTTTGAGGTGCTTGAACTCGGAGTTTTCACACCAAAAGCCGTTATGAAAGACGAGCTGACAGTAGGAGATGTAGGATTCCTTACGGCAGCCATTAAAAACGTTGGCGATACACGGGTCGGTGATACGATAACCAGTGCCAAGAATGGGGCTACTGAGCCGCTTCCAGGCTATAGACGATTAAATCCGATGGTATACTGCGGACTCTATCCAATTGATACCGCTAAATACAATGATTTGCGTGAAGCGCTTGAAAAACTGGAATTGAATGACTCTGCCCTTCAATACGAGCCGGAAACTTCACAGGCCCTTGGCTTCGGATTCCGCTGCGGCTTCCTCGGACTGCTGCATATGGAAATTATTCAGGAGCGGATTGAACGGGAATTTAACATCGATTTGATTACGACTGCACCAAGTGTTATCTACAGCGTATTTTTGACGGATGGAGAAGAACTGCGCATTGATAATCCGTCCAACATGCCTGATCCGCAGAAAATTGCCAGAGTGGAAGAGCCTTACGTTAAAGCAACGGTTATGGTCCCGAATGAGTATGTAGGGGCTGTTATGGAACTTTGCCAGGGCAAACGGGGCATTTTTATTGACATGCAGTACCTGGATGAAATTCGGGTGAGCATTGTATACGAAATCCCTCTTTCTGAAATTGTCTACGACTTTTTCGACCAGCTCAAGTCCAGCACAAAGGGCTATGCTTCCTTTGATTACGAATTAATCGGATACAAAGAATCCAAGCTTGTTAAAATGGATATCCTGCTGAATAATGAAACGATTGATGCATTATCCTTTATCGTTCACCGCGACAGCGCATATGACCGCGGAAAAGTGATTGTTGAGAAGCTGAAAGATCTGATTCCGCGCCAGCAATTCGAGGTGCCGATTCAGGCGGCCATCGGACAGAAAATTGTAGCCCGTTCTACGATTAAGGCGATGAGGAAGAACGTGCTCGCTAAATGTTACGGTGGAGATATTTCCCGTAAGAGAAAGCTTCTGGAAAAGCAAAAAGAAGGAAAAAAACGCATGAAGATGGTTGGTTCCGTTGAGGTTCCCCAAGAAGCGTTTATGGCCGTTCTTAAAATGGATGATAACTAA
- a CDS encoding DUF3679 domain-containing protein translates to MIKFMFTSIFIAALLFLGVLMGMQMAGTGMKNLQGYDNPDMKSAFTLKSGGDKQEMEASVLGQSISSHDLEEKRKQIESMDAFNPLSEAAKGISSGIEHLFSSLMKAAQGEKDK, encoded by the coding sequence ATGATCAAATTCATGTTTACATCCATTTTTATAGCAGCCCTTCTTTTTCTTGGAGTCCTTATGGGAATGCAAATGGCAGGGACCGGGATGAAGAACCTCCAGGGTTATGACAATCCGGATATGAAAAGTGCCTTTACCTTAAAGAGCGGCGGGGATAAACAGGAAATGGAGGCTTCGGTTCTCGGTCAGTCGATCTCCAGTCATGATTTAGAAGAGAAAAGAAAACAGATTGAAAGCATGGATGCCTTTAATCCACTCTCCGAAGCAGCGAAAGGAATATCATCCGGAATTGAACATCTTTTCAGCAGCCTGATGAAGGCTGCTCAAGGTGAAAAGGATAAATAG
- a CDS encoding stage II sporulation protein P — translation MKRINSAPILAISGTSIKKLLFSAFLGLVFIFVLSGVLTSLKPQYRPASESLHSLADGIAGEAFVYLMGSENHYFTQVLPEESKPADWSSMFLRLAASINLNDPRSLLGRELPGFSLYDSEIIVAGEGGNYSTIIPFESAPPEEVQLQAREASIEELRKASAKTEGTAEPPVNTTGDKQVVYIYSTHNTESYLPLFKNPSKNSDDAFHKSANVTLVGKMLADELKAQGVGTRVEQKDIQSLLKEKNMKYSQSYTAARPVVQEAMASGKDLAYLIDIHRDSRRHAQTTVTIKGKAYAQLVFVVGGKNANREKNIELAKKLHTQLAKKYPGLSKGVTLKIKNSNGLFNQDLSGNSILLEVGGVDNNIEELRNSTKAVADVFSEYYWQAEKVQGDTKGKTEKK, via the coding sequence ATGAAACGGATAAATTCAGCCCCTATCCTTGCCATTAGCGGGACAAGCATAAAAAAACTCTTATTTTCAGCCTTTTTGGGCCTTGTCTTTATTTTTGTGCTCTCTGGTGTCCTTACCTCTTTAAAACCTCAGTACAGGCCGGCTTCCGAATCTCTGCACAGCCTTGCCGATGGAATTGCAGGGGAGGCATTTGTTTATCTGATGGGTTCTGAAAACCATTACTTTACTCAGGTACTTCCTGAAGAAAGCAAGCCGGCTGACTGGTCATCGATGTTTTTAAGATTGGCCGCAAGCATTAATTTAAATGACCCGCGAAGCTTGCTTGGAAGAGAGCTCCCCGGTTTTTCATTATATGACAGTGAAATTATTGTTGCCGGTGAAGGTGGCAATTACAGCACGATTATCCCCTTTGAATCAGCTCCGCCTGAAGAAGTTCAGCTTCAGGCACGGGAAGCATCCATAGAGGAGCTGAGAAAAGCTTCGGCTAAAACGGAAGGAACGGCTGAGCCGCCTGTCAATACGACCGGTGATAAACAAGTGGTGTACATTTACAGCACCCATAATACGGAATCCTATCTTCCGCTGTTTAAAAATCCATCCAAAAATTCTGATGATGCCTTTCATAAAAGTGCAAATGTGACGCTCGTCGGCAAAATGCTGGCAGATGAGCTGAAAGCACAGGGAGTAGGGACACGTGTTGAGCAAAAAGATATTCAGAGCCTGTTAAAAGAAAAGAACATGAAATACAGCCAGTCCTACACCGCTGCCAGACCGGTTGTACAAGAAGCAATGGCCTCCGGAAAAGATCTGGCTTATCTGATTGATATTCACAGGGATTCCCGCCGCCATGCACAAACCACGGTGACAATCAAAGGAAAGGCTTATGCCCAGCTCGTTTTTGTAGTTGGCGGAAAGAATGCAAATCGGGAGAAAAATATTGAACTTGCTAAAAAACTCCATACCCAGCTGGCAAAAAAATATCCTGGCCTGAGTAAAGGGGTCACGTTGAAAATTAAAAATTCGAACGGGCTGTTCAACCAGGATCTCTCCGGAAATTCGATCTTGCTGGAAGTCGGAGGAGTAGACAACAATATCGAAGAATTAAGGAATTCTACAAAAGCTGTTGCAGATGTGTTTAGTGAATACTATTGGCAGGCGGAGAAGGTTCAGGGTGATACTAAAGGGAAAACAGAGAAGAAATAA
- the gpr gene encoding GPR endopeptidase, protein MSDSLDLTNYKIRTDLAIEARDLALEQQEKEQTKQEGSGEVKGIVVKERTEGDIRLTSVEINKDGERATGKKAGNYLTIQADGIRQKDTELQQKVIEVFAREFSLFLDSLGIKKEASCLIAGLGNWNVTPDALGPIAAENLLVTRHLFELQPENVQEGYRPVSVISPGVMGLTGIETSDIILGVVNRIKPDFIIAIDALAARSVERVNATIQISDTGIHPGSGVGNKRKELSLETLGIPVIAIGIPTVVDAVTIASDTIDYILKHFGREMAQGDRPSRSLVPAGMTFGEKKKLTEDDLPEEEQRKTYLGIIGTLPEEEKRALIHEVLNPLGHNLMVTPKEVDVFISDMANVIANGLNSALHGQIGHDNRGTYTH, encoded by the coding sequence ATGAGTGATTCACTGGATCTGACGAACTATAAAATCCGAACCGACCTTGCAATTGAAGCGAGAGATCTCGCCTTGGAGCAGCAGGAAAAAGAACAGACGAAGCAGGAAGGGAGCGGGGAAGTAAAAGGAATCGTGGTAAAGGAACGCACCGAAGGCGATATCAGGCTGACTTCGGTGGAAATCAATAAAGATGGCGAAAGAGCGACCGGAAAAAAGGCGGGAAATTATCTGACCATACAGGCGGACGGAATCCGGCAAAAAGATACGGAATTGCAGCAGAAGGTAATTGAGGTGTTTGCACGCGAATTCAGTCTTTTTTTAGACAGCCTGGGGATAAAGAAAGAAGCTTCCTGTTTAATTGCGGGACTCGGAAACTGGAATGTTACCCCTGATGCACTCGGGCCAATCGCTGCAGAAAATTTATTGGTGACGCGTCATTTATTTGAACTTCAGCCGGAAAATGTGCAGGAAGGATATCGTCCTGTAAGCGTCATTTCACCAGGGGTTATGGGACTGACGGGTATTGAAACAAGTGATATTATCCTGGGGGTTGTAAACCGTATCAAACCGGACTTTATCATCGCAATTGATGCGCTGGCTGCAAGATCTGTTGAACGGGTTAATGCAACCATCCAAATATCCGATACGGGCATTCATCCCGGGTCGGGGGTTGGCAACAAAAGAAAGGAATTGAGCCTGGAAACACTCGGAATTCCCGTTATTGCCATAGGCATTCCAACAGTAGTGGATGCAGTTACAATCGCCAGTGATACGATTGATTATATATTAAAGCATTTTGGACGCGAGATGGCACAGGGAGACCGTCCTTCACGTTCCCTTGTTCCAGCTGGCATGACTTTTGGGGAGAAAAAGAAGCTGACTGAAGACGATCTCCCGGAAGAAGAGCAGCGAAAAACATACTTAGGAATTATTGGAACCCTGCCGGAAGAAGAAAAGAGAGCGCTGATCCATGAGGTGCTCAATCCGCTTGGCCATAATCTCATGGTGACCCCTAAAGAAGTGGATGTTTTTATCAGTGATATGGCCAATGTTATAGCGAACGGTCTTAATTCAGCTCTTCATGGTCAAATAGGCCATGATAATAGAGGAACCTATACACACTAG
- the rpsT gene encoding 30S ribosomal protein S20, whose amino-acid sequence MPNIKSAIKRVKTNDARRAHNATIKSSMRTAIKRVEALIVNNDADNAKTALQEAAKRIDKAAQSGIIQKNTAARYKSRLTKQVNGLSA is encoded by the coding sequence ATGCCAAATATTAAATCTGCGATTAAACGCGTAAAAACAAATGACGCGCGCCGCGCTCATAATGCAACAATCAAATCTTCTATGCGTACTGCAATCAAAAGAGTTGAAGCACTTATTGTGAACAACGATGCTGACAATGCAAAAACTGCTCTTCAAGAAGCTGCTAAAAGAATTGATAAAGCTGCTCAAAGCGGAATCATCCAAAAAAACACTGCTGCCCGCTACAAATCACGTTTGACTAAACAAGTTAACGGTTTGTCTGCATAA
- the holA gene encoding DNA polymerase III subunit delta encodes MDVLQFWKQINNKKMASVYLLIGTEAYLMEQTVKKLVEAALQEDEKDFNFSVYDMEEIPVETAMEDAETLPFMGEKRVVLLKNPIFLTGEKKKEKIDHNIERFEQYIKEPAPYTVLIVQAPYEKLDERKKISKLLKKTAVVGEARPLSEQELIQWTHTLAKLEDTEMEQDASEHLVALTNGSLMLMDQEILKLSAYIGPGGRISRSLVDQLTARTLEQNIFELINHVTARKADQALHVLHDLLKANEEPIKILSLISAQIRLILQVKQLAAGGYGQPQIASTLKVHPFRVKLAAQQAASFSEEELKSLIKKLAEADYGMKTGRMDKVLILEIFLMQLARPQKTRT; translated from the coding sequence ATGGACGTGCTGCAGTTTTGGAAGCAGATAAATAATAAAAAGATGGCTTCTGTTTATCTTTTAATCGGGACAGAAGCATATCTGATGGAACAAACGGTTAAAAAGCTGGTGGAAGCCGCTTTGCAGGAAGATGAGAAGGACTTTAATTTTTCTGTGTATGATATGGAGGAAATTCCTGTTGAAACAGCTATGGAAGATGCGGAAACCTTGCCGTTTATGGGAGAGAAGAGAGTGGTTCTCCTTAAAAATCCGATATTTTTAACAGGTGAAAAGAAAAAAGAAAAAATAGACCATAACATAGAACGATTCGAACAATATATTAAAGAACCTGCTCCTTATACAGTGTTAATTGTACAGGCACCATACGAAAAACTGGATGAGCGGAAGAAAATTTCAAAGCTGCTGAAAAAAACGGCAGTAGTCGGCGAAGCCAGGCCGCTGAGTGAGCAGGAATTAATTCAATGGACTCATACATTGGCTAAGCTTGAGGATACGGAGATGGAACAGGATGCTTCTGAGCATTTGGTTGCTTTGACAAATGGAAGCCTGATGTTAATGGACCAGGAAATACTAAAGCTGTCAGCTTACATCGGACCTGGAGGAAGGATAAGCAGATCTTTGGTTGACCAGCTGACAGCAAGGACCCTTGAGCAAAATATTTTTGAATTAATAAACCACGTCACAGCAAGAAAAGCAGATCAGGCCCTTCACGTGCTGCACGATCTTTTAAAGGCAAATGAGGAGCCAATTAAAATATTGTCGCTGATATCCGCCCAAATCCGCCTCATTCTCCAGGTTAAACAGCTTGCCGCCGGAGGATATGGACAGCCGCAGATTGCGAGTACGCTAAAGGTCCATCCATTCCGGGTGAAGCTTGCTGCACAGCAGGCGGCTTCCTTTAGTGAAGAGGAACTGAAATCGCTAATAAAGAAGCTTGCTGAAGCGGATTATGGAATGAAAACAGGCCGGATGGATAAAGTGCTGATTTTGGAGATTTTCTTAATGCAGCTTGCAAGACCCCAAAAAACAAGAACATAA
- a CDS encoding YqzM family protein, which yields MNEFEKNVQSKRNDAVDSGVGFAVSFGFFAALFIIATVIKLVAA from the coding sequence GTGAATGAATTTGAAAAGAATGTGCAGAGTAAACGAAATGACGCTGTGGATTCGGGAGTTGGTTTTGCTGTTTCCTTCGGATTTTTTGCAGCCCTTTTCATTATCGCAACGGTCATCAAGCTGGTTGCGGCCTGA